Proteins from a genomic interval of Pseudomonas paeninsulae:
- the mltF gene encoding membrane-bound lytic murein transglycosylase MltF: MFAQSAFRTRCAHWLSAIGILLVLASCAEEPSALERVKAEGVLRVITRNSPATYFQDRNGETGFEYELVKRFAADLGLELQIETADNLDDLFTSLGKENGPVLAAAGLVASEGRQQIARFSMPYLQVTPQIIYRHGQRRPTRPDELIGKRILVLKGSSHAEQLAKLKVKLPELNYEESAEEEVVDLLRMVDEGQIDLTLVDSNELAMNQVYFPNVRVAFDLGDSQSLAWAVAPGEDNSLLDEINRFLDRAQQNGSLQRLKERYYGHVDVLGYVGAYTFAKHLQQRLPRYEKDFRKAAQVNQVDWRLLAAMGYQESLWQPTATSKTGVRGLMMLTLRTAQAMGVSNRLDPKQSIDGGAKYIVRVKDQLPDSIEEPDRTWFALAAYNVGGGHLEDARKLTEAEGLNPNKWLDVQKILPRLAQKQWYSKTRYGYARGGEPVHFVRNIRRYYDILTWVTQPQLEGGQMAASNLHTPGVNKTPPQEELPPL, translated from the coding sequence ATGTTTGCTCAATCTGCGTTCCGCACACGCTGCGCCCACTGGCTCTCGGCGATCGGAATCCTCCTAGTGCTCGCCAGCTGCGCTGAAGAACCCAGCGCCCTTGAGCGCGTCAAGGCGGAGGGTGTACTGCGGGTGATCACTCGTAACAGCCCGGCCACCTACTTCCAGGATCGCAACGGCGAAACCGGCTTCGAGTACGAGCTGGTCAAACGCTTTGCCGCCGACCTGGGCCTGGAGCTACAAATCGAGACCGCCGATAACCTCGACGATCTGTTTACCAGCCTCGGCAAGGAGAATGGCCCGGTATTGGCCGCCGCCGGCCTGGTAGCAAGCGAGGGACGGCAACAGATCGCTCGCTTCTCCATGCCCTATTTGCAAGTCACGCCACAAATCATCTACCGCCATGGCCAGCGTCGCCCCACTCGTCCAGATGAGCTGATCGGCAAGCGCATCCTGGTACTCAAGGGCAGCAGCCACGCCGAGCAGTTGGCCAAATTGAAAGTCAAACTACCGGAGCTGAACTACGAAGAGTCGGCGGAGGAGGAAGTGGTCGACCTGCTGCGCATGGTCGACGAGGGACAAATCGACCTGACCCTGGTCGACTCCAACGAACTGGCGATGAACCAGGTGTACTTCCCCAACGTGCGGGTGGCCTTCGACCTCGGCGACTCGCAAAGCCTGGCCTGGGCTGTCGCGCCCGGCGAAGACAACAGCCTGCTCGACGAGATCAACCGCTTTCTCGATCGCGCCCAGCAAAACGGCAGCCTGCAACGCTTGAAGGAACGCTACTACGGTCACGTCGACGTGCTGGGTTACGTCGGCGCCTACACGTTCGCCAAGCACCTGCAACAACGCCTGCCCCGCTATGAGAAGGATTTCCGCAAGGCGGCACAGGTCAATCAGGTCGACTGGCGCCTGCTGGCCGCCATGGGCTATCAGGAATCACTCTGGCAACCCACCGCCACCTCGAAAACCGGGGTGCGCGGCTTGATGATGCTGACCCTGCGCACCGCTCAGGCCATGGGCGTATCCAACCGCCTCGATCCCAAGCAGAGTATCGACGGTGGCGCCAAGTACATCGTGCGGGTGAAGGATCAGCTGCCCGACAGCATCGAAGAGCCTGATCGCACCTGGTTTGCCCTGGCCGCCTACAACGTCGGCGGCGGCCACCTGGAAGATGCGCGCAAGCTCACCGAGGCCGAGGGGCTCAATCCGAACAAGTGGCTGGATGTGCAGAAGATCCTGCCCCGCCTGGCGCAGAAGCAGTGGTACAGCAAGACCCGCTACGGCTATGCCCGTGGCGGTGAACCGGTGCATTTCGTGCGCAACATCCGCCGCTATTACGACATCCTCACCTGGGTCACTCAGCCGCAGCTGGAAGGTGGCCAAATGGCCGCCAGCAATCTGCACACGCCTGGGGTGAACAAGACGCCGCCGCAGGAAGAACTACCGCCGCTGTAA
- a CDS encoding NUDIX hydrolase — MKFCSQCGSPVTLKIPEGDNRLRHVCEHCHTIHYQNPRIVAGCLPVWGQRVLLCRRAIEPRRGFWTLPAGFMENGETLEQAAARETHEEACARVHDLNLYTLFDLPHINQVYLFFRAELADLDFAVGEESLEVQLFEESEIPWSELAFPTIGRTLECYFADRRQHVYPVRNEPLEALRAHYKKVH, encoded by the coding sequence ATGAAGTTCTGCAGCCAGTGCGGCAGCCCTGTGACCCTGAAAATCCCCGAGGGCGACAACCGCTTGCGCCATGTGTGCGAGCACTGCCACACCATTCATTACCAGAACCCGCGAATAGTCGCCGGCTGCTTGCCGGTGTGGGGCCAGCGCGTACTGTTGTGCCGCCGCGCCATAGAACCGCGTCGTGGTTTCTGGACCCTGCCGGCCGGCTTCATGGAGAACGGTGAAACCCTGGAGCAGGCTGCTGCGCGCGAAACCCACGAGGAAGCCTGCGCCCGGGTACACGACCTGAACCTCTACACCCTGTTCGACCTGCCGCATATCAATCAGGTGTACCTGTTCTTCCGTGCCGAACTGGCTGACCTGGATTTCGCTGTTGGCGAAGAGAGCCTCGAAGTGCAGCTATTCGAGGAATCCGAGATCCCCTGGTCTGAGCTGGCTTTCCCGACTATCGGGCGTACCTTAGAATGCTACTTTGCTGACCGCCGGCAGCACGTTTACCCGGTACGCAACGAACCGCTGGAAGCCTTGCGCGCACACTACAAGAAAGTTCATTGA
- a CDS encoding L,D-transpeptidase family protein yields MRWLLILLCLSLTANVHATATPMQEAPLIDKVLVVKSERRLHLISRGETLKSYRVSLGKQANGAKQREGDRRTPEGFYWIDWRKTSEKYQLSLHISYPNARDQAHARAQGVPPGGMIMIHGTPLDEEYPEWFFHTLDWTEGCIAMKNDDIREIWSLVKDGTLIEIRP; encoded by the coding sequence ATGCGCTGGTTACTCATTCTGCTCTGTTTGTCCCTTACCGCTAATGTTCACGCCACTGCCACGCCCATGCAGGAGGCCCCGCTGATCGACAAGGTACTGGTGGTCAAGTCGGAACGCCGACTGCACCTGATCAGCCGCGGCGAAACACTCAAATCCTACCGGGTGTCCCTCGGCAAGCAGGCCAATGGCGCCAAACAACGCGAGGGCGATCGGCGCACGCCGGAAGGCTTCTATTGGATCGATTGGCGTAAAACCAGCGAGAAATACCAACTGTCCTTGCACATCTCCTACCCCAATGCCCGCGATCAGGCCCACGCCCGCGCGCAAGGCGTGCCACCCGGCGGCATGATCATGATTCACGGCACGCCGCTGGACGAGGAGTACCCGGAGTGGTTCTTCCACACACTGGACTGGACCGAAGGCTGTATCGCCATGAAAAACGATGACATCCGTGAAATCTGGAGCCTGGTCAAGGACGGCACCCTGATCGAGATCAGGCCCTGA
- a CDS encoding CDGSH iron-sulfur domain-containing protein: MCRCGRSSALPDCAPGCCAGLRLEPQREQRLLLCRCGQSQRLPYCDGSHNPPVDGLRVRWRRFVRGD; this comes from the coding sequence TTGTGCCGTTGCGGGCGTTCGTCCGCGCTACCCGATTGTGCTCCCGGATGCTGCGCTGGACTGCGCCTCGAACCGCAGCGCGAGCAGCGTCTGTTGCTCTGTCGCTGTGGTCAGTCGCAGCGCCTGCCCTATTGCGATGGCAGCCACAACCCGCCGGTCGATGGCCTGCGGGTGCGCTGGCGGCGCTTTGTCAGGGGTGATTAA
- a CDS encoding MarR family winged helix-turn-helix transcriptional regulator, with the protein MTQPHTCAALLLDNQLCFALYSTSLLMTKAYKPLLQSIGLTYPQYLAMLVLWERDGITVGEISARLLTDPGSLTPLLKRLEAEGLLKRTRSSVDERVVELYLTEQGCALQQQAERFPACIVEASGHSTAELMALKEEVLALRNKLQQSL; encoded by the coding sequence ATGACCCAGCCCCACACCTGCGCCGCGCTATTGCTGGACAACCAGCTGTGCTTCGCCCTGTATTCGACCTCCCTGCTGATGACTAAGGCCTACAAGCCGCTGCTGCAGAGCATCGGCCTGACCTACCCGCAGTACCTGGCCATGCTGGTGCTGTGGGAACGCGACGGCATCACCGTCGGCGAGATCAGCGCCCGCCTGTTGACCGACCCCGGTTCGCTGACGCCACTGCTCAAGCGCCTGGAAGCCGAAGGCCTGCTCAAGCGCACCCGTAGCAGCGTTGACGAGCGCGTGGTCGAGCTGTACCTGACCGAACAGGGCTGTGCCCTGCAACAGCAGGCCGAGCGCTTCCCCGCTTGCATAGTCGAGGCCAGCGGGCACAGCACGGCCGAGCTAATGGCGCTCAAGGAGGAAGTGCTAGCCCTGCGCAACAAGCTACAACAGTCGCTCTAA
- the purL gene encoding phosphoribosylformylglycinamidine synthase: MLILRGAPALSAFRHGKLLEQLTSKVPAVTGLYAEFAHFADVTGVLSTDEEQVLARLLKYGPSVPVQEPSGRLLLTIPRFGTISPWSSKASDIARNCGLAKIQRIERGIAYYVAGELSEAEMQLVAGLLHDRMTQLVLTDVQGAAALFSHAGPKPLTAVDVLGGGRAALEQANVELGLALAEDEIDYLVSSFNDLKRNPHDIELMMFAQANSEHCRHKIFNASWDIDGESQDKSLFGMIKNTNELHGEGVLSAYKDNAAVIVGHSAGRFYPNAETRQYAAHQEPVHILMKVETHNHPTAIAPFPGAATGSGGEIRDEGATGRGAKPKAGLTGFSVSNLQIPGFEQPWEVPYGKPERIVTALDIMLEGPLGGAAFNNEFGRPALTGYFRTFEQAVDSPRGFEVRGYHKPIMLAGGMGNIRADHVQKGEVTIGSKLIVLGGPAMLIGLGGGAASSMATGTSSADLDFASVQRENPEMERRCQEVIDRCWQLGEHNPISFIHDVGAGGLSNAFPELVNDAGRGGRFELRNVPNDEPGMAPHEIWSNESQERYVLAVDAAEFERFKAICERERCPFAVVGEATEEPHLTVADSHFGNKAVDMPLNVLLGKAPRMHRSASREAEQGDDFDASGLAIDDALTRVLHHPAVASKSFLITIGDRTITGLVARDQMVGPWQVPVADCAVTATSFDVYTGEAMAMGERTPLALLDAAASGRIAIGETLTNLAAARIEKISDIKLSANWMAAAGHPGEDARLYDTVKAVGMQLCPELGISIPVGKDSMSMKTRWQDDGAEKSVTSPLSLIVTGFAPVSDIRKTMTPQLRMNKGETDLILIDLGRGQNRMGASILAQVYGQIGRQAPDVDDAEDLKAFFAVIQGLNADGHLLAYHDRSDGGLLVSALEMAFAGHCGLQLSLDSLAGSPEELAAVLFNEELGALIQVHKDATPQVLTQFSAAGLDCVAVIGQPVNNDEVAISFQGQPVFASQRRLLHRQWSETSYQIQRLRDNVQCAEQEFDALLEEDNPGLSIKLDFDVNQDIAAPYIKKGLRPQIAVLREQGVNGQVEMAAAFDRAGFSAIDVHMSDILAGRVDLEAFKGLVACGGFSYGDVLGAGEGWAKSILFNNRARDGFQAFFERKDSFSLGVCNGCQMMSNLHELIPGSEFWPHFVRNRSEQFEARVAMVQVQESASIFLRGMAGSRMPIAIAHGEGHAEFESEEALLEADLSGCVAMRFIDNHGKVSETYPANPNGSPRGITGLTSRDGRVTIMMPHPERVFRAVQNSWQPDEWQEDAGWLRMFRNARVWVD, encoded by the coding sequence ATGTTGATCCTGCGCGGCGCTCCCGCCCTTTCTGCTTTTCGCCACGGTAAATTGCTTGAGCAACTGACCAGCAAAGTACCCGCTGTGACTGGGCTGTATGCCGAGTTCGCGCATTTTGCCGATGTCACCGGGGTGCTCAGCACCGATGAAGAACAGGTGCTGGCCCGTCTGCTGAAGTACGGCCCGAGTGTGCCGGTGCAGGAGCCCAGCGGCCGTCTGCTCCTGACCATTCCGCGTTTCGGTACCATCTCGCCCTGGTCGAGCAAGGCCAGCGACATCGCGCGCAACTGCGGTCTGGCGAAGATCCAGCGCATCGAGCGCGGCATCGCCTACTACGTCGCCGGTGAGTTGAGCGAAGCCGAGATGCAGCTGGTCGCGGGCTTGCTGCATGACCGCATGACTCAGCTGGTGTTGACTGATGTGCAGGGCGCCGCTGCGCTGTTCAGCCACGCCGGGCCCAAGCCGCTGACTGCGGTGGATGTGCTTGGCGGCGGTCGCGCCGCCCTGGAGCAGGCCAACGTCGAGCTGGGTCTGGCCCTGGCCGAAGACGAAATCGATTACCTGGTCAGCAGCTTCAATGACCTGAAGCGCAACCCGCACGACATCGAATTGATGATGTTCGCCCAGGCCAACTCCGAGCATTGCCGGCACAAGATCTTCAATGCCAGCTGGGATATCGACGGCGAGAGCCAGGATAAGTCGCTGTTCGGCATGATCAAGAACACCAACGAACTGCATGGCGAGGGCGTGCTCTCGGCTTATAAAGACAATGCCGCGGTGATCGTTGGTCACTCTGCCGGTCGTTTCTACCCGAACGCGGAAACCCGTCAATACGCTGCCCATCAGGAGCCGGTGCATATCCTGATGAAGGTGGAAACCCATAACCACCCGACCGCCATCGCGCCGTTCCCCGGTGCGGCCACTGGCTCCGGTGGCGAGATCCGTGACGAGGGCGCTACCGGCCGCGGTGCCAAGCCCAAGGCCGGGTTGACCGGTTTCAGCGTCTCCAACTTGCAGATCCCTGGCTTCGAACAGCCGTGGGAAGTGCCCTATGGCAAGCCGGAACGCATCGTCACGGCGCTGGACATCATGCTTGAAGGCCCGCTCGGTGGCGCGGCGTTCAACAACGAATTCGGTCGTCCGGCGTTGACCGGCTATTTCCGTACCTTCGAGCAGGCGGTCGATTCTCCTCGCGGCTTCGAGGTGCGTGGTTACCATAAGCCGATCATGCTCGCTGGCGGCATGGGTAACATCCGCGCCGATCACGTGCAGAAAGGTGAAGTCACCATCGGCTCCAAGTTGATCGTGCTGGGTGGCCCGGCCATGTTGATCGGTCTGGGCGGCGGCGCCGCCTCGTCGATGGCCACGGGCACCAGCTCGGCTGATCTGGATTTCGCCTCGGTGCAGCGCGAAAACCCGGAAATGGAGCGGCGCTGTCAGGAAGTGATCGACCGCTGCTGGCAGCTTGGCGAGCACAACCCGATCAGCTTTATTCATGACGTTGGTGCCGGCGGCTTGTCCAATGCCTTCCCCGAACTGGTCAACGATGCAGGTCGCGGTGGGCGTTTCGAACTGCGCAATGTGCCCAATGACGAGCCGGGCATGGCGCCCCATGAGATATGGAGCAACGAATCCCAGGAACGCTACGTGCTGGCCGTCGATGCCGCCGAATTCGAGCGGTTCAAGGCGATTTGCGAGCGCGAGCGTTGCCCGTTCGCGGTGGTCGGTGAGGCCACCGAAGAGCCGCACCTGACCGTTGCCGACAGCCATTTCGGTAACAAGGCGGTGGACATGCCGCTCAATGTGCTGCTCGGCAAGGCGCCGCGCATGCACCGTTCGGCAAGCCGCGAAGCCGAGCAGGGCGATGATTTCGATGCCAGTGGCCTGGCGATCGACGATGCCCTGACCCGTGTGCTGCATCACCCGGCCGTGGCCAGCAAGAGCTTCCTGATCACCATCGGCGACCGCACCATCACCGGTCTGGTCGCGCGCGATCAGATGGTCGGTCCGTGGCAGGTGCCCGTGGCCGATTGTGCGGTCACCGCCACCAGTTTCGACGTCTATACCGGCGAAGCCATGGCCATGGGCGAGCGCACGCCGCTGGCCTTGCTGGATGCGGCCGCATCGGGGCGTATTGCCATTGGCGAGACCTTGACCAATCTGGCCGCGGCGCGGATCGAGAAGATTTCCGACATCAAACTGTCCGCCAACTGGATGGCCGCCGCTGGCCACCCAGGCGAAGACGCCCGCCTGTACGACACGGTCAAAGCCGTGGGCATGCAGCTGTGTCCGGAACTGGGGATCAGTATCCCGGTGGGCAAGGATTCGATGTCGATGAAAACCCGCTGGCAGGATGACGGCGCGGAGAAGAGCGTAACCTCGCCGCTGTCGCTGATCGTTACCGGCTTTGCCCCGGTCAGCGATATCCGCAAGACAATGACTCCGCAACTGCGCATGAACAAGGGCGAAACCGACCTGATCCTGATCGACCTGGGTCGCGGGCAGAACCGTATGGGCGCCTCGATTCTGGCTCAGGTGTATGGGCAGATCGGCAGGCAGGCCCCCGACGTCGACGACGCCGAAGACCTCAAGGCATTCTTCGCGGTGATCCAGGGGCTGAACGCCGATGGTCACCTGCTGGCCTACCATGACCGTTCCGACGGCGGCCTGCTGGTCAGCGCGCTGGAAATGGCCTTCGCCGGCCATTGCGGCCTGCAGCTGTCGCTCGACTCACTGGCCGGCAGCCCTGAGGAACTGGCTGCTGTGCTGTTCAATGAAGAGCTGGGTGCGCTGATCCAGGTGCATAAGGACGCCACGCCGCAGGTGCTGACGCAGTTCAGCGCGGCGGGGCTTGATTGCGTGGCGGTGATCGGTCAGCCGGTCAACAATGACGAGGTCGCGATCAGCTTCCAAGGCCAGCCGGTATTCGCCAGCCAGCGTCGCTTGCTGCATCGGCAGTGGAGCGAAACCAGCTACCAGATCCAGCGCCTGCGCGACAACGTCCAGTGCGCCGAGCAGGAGTTCGATGCACTGCTTGAGGAAGACAATCCGGGCCTCAGCATCAAACTGGATTTCGACGTCAACCAGGACATCGCCGCGCCCTACATCAAGAAGGGCCTGCGTCCACAAATTGCCGTGCTGCGTGAGCAGGGCGTCAACGGCCAGGTGGAAATGGCCGCCGCCTTCGACCGTGCCGGTTTCAGCGCGATCGACGTGCACATGAGCGATATCCTCGCCGGCCGTGTCGACCTGGAGGCCTTCAAGGGTCTGGTCGCCTGCGGCGGCTTCTCCTATGGCGACGTGCTCGGCGCCGGTGAGGGTTGGGCCAAGTCGATCCTGTTCAACAACCGTGCCCGTGATGGCTTCCAGGCCTTTTTCGAGCGCAAGGACAGCTTTTCCCTTGGCGTGTGCAACGGTTGCCAGATGATGTCCAACCTGCACGAGCTGATCCCGGGCAGCGAGTTCTGGCCGCACTTCGTGCGCAACCGTTCGGAGCAATTCGAGGCGCGGGTGGCCATGGTTCAGGTGCAGGAGTCGGCCTCGATCTTCCTGCGCGGCATGGCCGGTTCGCGCATGCCGATCGCCATCGCCCACGGTGAGGGCCATGCCGAGTTTGAGAGCGAGGAAGCCCTGCTCGAAGCCGATCTCTCCGGTTGCGTGGCCATGCGCTTTATCGACAACCACGGCAAGGTCAGCGAAACCTATCCGGCCAACCCCAATGGCTCGCCGCGTGGCATTACCGGCCTGACCAGCCGCGACGGTCGGGTGACCATCATGATGCCGCACCCGGAGCGGGTATTCCGCGCCGTGCAGAATTCCTGGCAGCCGGACGAGTGGCAGGAAGATGCCGGCTGGCTGCGCATGTTCCGCAACGCGCGGGTCTGGGTGGACTGA
- a CDS encoding organic hydroperoxide resistance protein produces MQTIQALYTASATATGGRDGRAVSSDGFLDVKLTTPRELGGQGGEASNPEQLFAAGYSACFIGALKFVASQKKLALPADTSITGKVGIGQIPGGFGLEVQLNISLPGLAQAAAEELVDAAHQVCPYSNATRGNIDVRLNVAV; encoded by the coding sequence ATGCAAACCATCCAAGCCCTTTACACCGCTAGCGCCACCGCCACTGGTGGGCGTGACGGCCGCGCCGTTTCCTCCGACGGTTTCCTCGACGTGAAACTGACCACCCCGCGCGAACTGGGCGGCCAGGGCGGCGAAGCGAGCAACCCGGAACAGCTGTTCGCTGCCGGCTACTCGGCCTGCTTCATCGGTGCGCTGAAGTTCGTCGCCAGCCAGAAGAAACTGGCCCTGCCGGCAGACACCTCGATCACTGGCAAGGTCGGCATCGGCCAGATTCCCGGTGGCTTCGGCCTGGAAGTGCAACTCAACATCAGCCTGCCGGGCCTTGCACAGGCCGCCGCCGAGGAACTGGTCGACGCAGCTCACCAGGTCTGCCCGTACTCCAACGCCACCCGCGGCAACATTGACGTACGCCTGAACGTCGCCGTCTGA
- a CDS encoding multicopper oxidase family protein has protein sequence MSFTRRQLLGGLLGLTAVGLGTGGVRYWLGRAENQASHDYELIAAPLDIELVPGHMTPAWAYGGQAPGVEIRSRQGDWLRVRFINHLDEPSTIHWHGIRLPLEMDGVPYVSQLPVLPGEYFDYRFKTEDAGNFWYHPHLSSAGQLGRGLVGPLIVEEREPSGFRHERTLSLKTWHIDEQGAFTAFSVPREAAREGTRGRLSSINGKSRPTLELPAGQVVRLRLLNLDNTVTYRLNLPGAEVRIYALDGHPIEPRALGKEYWLGPGMRIDLAVRVPAAGQELSLRNGPMRLATLKSTATTESAGDWPARLPRNPVAEPDLARAETLRFNFEWSATLAGVDDKGPAKYWQINGQAWDINDKTCADRPIASLKKDGHYIFELRNMAQYLHPIHLHGLAFKVISSNRKKIIPYFTDTYLLGKNEVARIAFVADNPGIWMFHCHVIDHMETGLMAAIEVA, from the coding sequence ATGTCATTTACACGTCGACAACTTCTCGGTGGCCTGCTTGGTTTGACCGCCGTAGGGCTGGGTACCGGCGGCGTGCGCTACTGGCTAGGGCGTGCAGAAAACCAGGCGAGCCATGACTACGAGTTGATTGCCGCGCCGCTCGATATCGAGCTGGTACCCGGGCACATGACCCCAGCCTGGGCCTATGGTGGGCAGGCGCCGGGCGTGGAAATTCGCTCGCGCCAGGGCGATTGGCTGCGGGTGCGCTTTATCAATCACCTGGATGAGCCGAGCACCATTCACTGGCATGGTATTCGCCTGCCGCTGGAAATGGACGGTGTGCCCTACGTCTCGCAGTTGCCGGTACTGCCGGGCGAGTATTTCGACTACCGCTTCAAGACCGAAGACGCCGGCAATTTCTGGTACCACCCGCACCTGTCCAGCGCCGGGCAACTGGGCCGCGGACTGGTCGGTCCACTGATTGTCGAGGAGCGCGAGCCGAGCGGGTTCAGGCATGAACGCACGCTGAGTCTGAAGACCTGGCATATCGACGAGCAGGGCGCCTTCACCGCGTTCAGTGTGCCGCGCGAGGCGGCCCGCGAAGGTACGCGCGGACGCTTGAGCAGCATCAACGGCAAGTCACGGCCGACCCTGGAACTGCCGGCCGGGCAGGTGGTACGCCTGCGGCTGTTGAACCTGGACAACACCGTGACCTACCGCCTCAATCTACCCGGTGCCGAAGTGCGCATTTATGCGCTGGACGGCCACCCGATCGAGCCGCGCGCGCTGGGTAAGGAGTACTGGTTGGGGCCTGGCATGCGTATCGATCTGGCTGTTCGCGTGCCGGCGGCTGGTCAGGAGCTGTCGCTGCGCAACGGGCCGATGCGCCTGGCCACCCTGAAAAGCACTGCGACGACTGAAAGCGCGGGCGACTGGCCGGCGCGGCTGCCGCGCAATCCGGTAGCGGAGCCCGATCTGGCGCGGGCCGAGACCCTGCGGTTCAACTTCGAGTGGTCGGCGACGCTGGCTGGTGTGGACGACAAGGGGCCGGCCAAGTATTGGCAGATCAACGGCCAGGCCTGGGACATCAATGACAAGACCTGCGCGGATCGGCCCATCGCCAGCCTGAAGAAGGACGGCCATTACATCTTCGAGCTGCGCAACATGGCCCAGTACCTGCACCCGATCCACCTGCACGGGTTGGCGTTCAAGGTGATCTCGTCCAATCGCAAGAAGATCATTCCGTATTTCACCGACACTTATCTGCTGGGTAAGAATGAGGTCGCGCGAATCGCCTTCGTCGCAGATAACCCCGGCATCTGGATGTTCCATTGCCATGTCATCGATCATATGGAAACCGGCCTGATGGCCGCGATCGAGGTGGCCTGA
- the tadA gene encoding tRNA adenosine(34) deaminase TadA — MRQAKIIDRSQDQHYMREALALAAEGAALGEVPVGAVLVQDGVIVGRGFNCPISSHDPSAHAEMVAIRAAAQAADNYRLPGSTLYVTLEPCSMCAGLIVHARIQRVVYGATEPKAGVALSRGEFFSQAFLNHRVLIEGGVLAEECGAVLSEFFKTRRATR; from the coding sequence ATGCGCCAGGCAAAGATCATCGACCGCAGCCAGGATCAGCATTACATGCGCGAAGCCCTGGCCCTGGCCGCCGAAGGCGCAGCCCTGGGCGAGGTGCCGGTCGGCGCCGTGCTGGTGCAGGATGGCGTGATCGTCGGGCGCGGCTTCAACTGCCCGATATCCAGTCACGACCCCAGCGCGCACGCCGAGATGGTGGCGATTCGCGCCGCAGCGCAGGCCGCCGACAACTACCGCCTGCCGGGCAGCACCCTGTATGTGACCCTGGAGCCGTGCAGCATGTGCGCCGGGCTGATCGTGCATGCGCGGATTCAACGGGTGGTGTATGGCGCCACCGAGCCCAAGGCCGGGGTGGCGCTGAGTCGTGGCGAGTTCTTCAGTCAGGCGTTTCTCAATCATCGGGTGCTGATCGAGGGCGGAGTGCTGGCCGAGGAGTGCGGCGCAGTACTCAGCGAATTCTTCAAAACGCGGCGCGCAACGCGGTAG
- a CDS encoding YqfO family protein — MYKLCFYVPESHLEQIKQAVFAAGAGRIGNYDSCCWQALGQGQYRPLVGSAPFLGQQGQVHQVAEWKVELVVADELLHDSVKAMKKAHPYETPAFEVMRLSDLQF, encoded by the coding sequence ATGTACAAGCTGTGTTTCTACGTCCCGGAAAGCCATCTTGAGCAGATCAAACAGGCTGTTTTCGCGGCAGGCGCCGGACGCATCGGTAACTACGACAGCTGCTGTTGGCAGGCCCTGGGCCAGGGCCAGTACCGGCCGTTGGTGGGTAGCGCGCCTTTCCTCGGCCAGCAGGGGCAGGTGCACCAGGTCGCTGAATGGAAAGTCGAACTGGTGGTGGCCGACGAGCTGTTGCACGACTCGGTCAAGGCGATGAAAAAGGCCCATCCCTATGAGACACCTGCCTTCGAGGTTATGCGCCTGTCCGACCTGCAGTTCTGA